In Rhinolophus ferrumequinum isolate MPI-CBG mRhiFer1 chromosome 16, mRhiFer1_v1.p, whole genome shotgun sequence, the sequence CTTTGTTATTGCTTGAacttttaaagatgttttatcatgtacatgtatttctttttaatttaaagaacatGTGTATAGCCAGATGTTCCCAGTCTTAAAGCTTTTGGAAACTCAAATAACAGACAGGaccatttatttcatatttatttcacatttgatctgtaaactttttatttaaaaaaaatccactgtcATTAGCAACATGTGCtgacattaatttttcttcagtgaaataAGAGTGCAGGCCTTAAAGAGTCTAAAACATGTAGAAACTCGGATGTAAACATGAAGGTCTCCTCCCTCCTCCGTTGACTTTGGGAATTCATCAATGACATGATCTCAACCAGAAAAACAGAGCGAGGCGGGAAAGACAACACTTTGATACCTCAGAGCTCTTGGGGCAGGAACTGTACAGTCTGGCAGGCCCATTTGTCTTTTCAAACTGTTTACCTTGGGCAAATTGTATCAGGTTTGCCTCTTCCACATAATTTCCACTCCTCTGTGTCTAGAAACAGCAGCTAAAAGATTTCCCCCTCAGTCAGCACTTTGGGGGATGGAGgggcacacatacatacaaaatagAAACATACGTATTCTTCAAGCAGTGGCcccagagaaaaagagggagaggacaCCAGGAAGAGACGGTTTTAAAAGGAGTTACTGGGGCAAGTGTGCATCCGGGGATAATGGCTTTATACACGGGGCTGATGCAAGGCAGAAGGGTTCATTTACTTCTGTCTTGGTCCATCATTGCAATATTTACATAGGAAAAGGCAATTATGCTGTTAggcacaggggaaaaaaaaaaaggacaaatctTTTCCCCCTCAGGAAATCTCAAAGCAGGTCTAGGCCCAAAGGATCAGTCACCAGTTGCTGTTGAAAAGGACACAGAGGGAGGTAAGTAACACTAAAAAAGGGCTCGCACTGCAGAGGGACTTGGCCTGAACCCGACAGACGTGTCTACTTCCAGGGCATCTCCAACAGACAGGATTCTGACTGCAAAAGCCAAGCAACATTagggaccccacccccaccccgcatgTACTATCAAAAATAGTGTATATTTACAGTGGGGGATGAGAGGGtgggctgggctgccctgagctttgtttaaaaatagagttgggggagggggagagcaaTTAGCCAAGACTGGGTAACCCCCATCTGTTAACCCTTCGTGAGCCATACCCCCGGGGTCCAGCACTTGCTCTGAACTGCTCTGGACTTAGGGGAAGTGAAAATAACAATACTGATTAGGGGCGGCCCAAGGAAGATCGCTAGGAGTCAGGAGCGGTCCTAACAATCGGGGGGCGTGTAGCCCTCCCAGTCAGTACTTTTCCTGGTCGGGAAGAGCAGATGAGCCAAGGAGGCCGCCGAGCAACCCTCCATCCAGGAAACGCAGAGTAGGCAGGCTCCGGGGTTCAGAGTGCTGGGACTGCGTAGAAGCGCCCCTCGATCCCAGCTGCCTGCAGTTCACACGAGTCTGTCCACGGGGAGGTGGGGGTCGCGGACTGTGCGCTCACACGATCCGCTTCCTGTCCCCGCGGCAGAGGATCTTCTTGAAGGCGCGGCGGAAGTCGTGGTTGAAGATGGTGTAAATGACCGGGTTCAGCGAGCTGTTGCAGTAGCCGAACCAGAAGAAGAACTTGAAGAGTGTGCGCGGCACGGAGCAGCCGACGGCCGTGAGCGTGTaggtgaagaagaaaggaaaccagCACACCACGAACACGCCGATGACCACGGCCAGCACGAACGTGAAGCGCTTTTCGCGGTTCTGCCGCCCGCGCCAGCGCGACGCCTTGGCGCCCCCGCCGCGCTCCTCCCCGGACCCAGCCGCCGGCGCCCCGGGCCCTGCCGCCCCAGGCCCGCGCCGTGGCAGGCTGTCCCCCGGCTTCACCTGGCTCGCCCGGGCCTTGCCCTTGGCCCGGGGGCCGCGCTCAGACTTGCGGGTCCCGGGAGGCCGCTCGGCGTGCTCGGACGACGAGCTCTCTTCCAGGTCCAGTGCGTCCGCGTCGCGCGGCCCAGCCGGCGTGGGCTCCCCAGGGGCACCGTTGAGCTGGGCGGGCAGCGGTTCTGCCTCGGCTCCCACGGGGCCCACGCCGCGCTCGGGGCCCAGGCCATTGGGCCTGCGCTGGGCGCCCCCCGGCGGCACTGCGTCCGGGCCCCGGCGGCTAGGAGGCACGCGGGTGCGGCGTTTGGCGATCTGGTAGATACGCACATAGACCAGGATCATGATGAGGCAGGGCGCGAAGAAGGAGCCGATGCACGACGAGATGACGTACCACTTCTGGTCGTTGATCTCGCAGCGCGGCTCGGCCTGCTGCTGGCCGCCGCTGCCGCCCTTCTTCTCGATGGAGATGAGCGGCGGGAAGGAGATGACGGCGGAGATGACCCACACGGTGACGATGATAGCCTTGATGCGGCGTGGCGTGCGCTTCAGGTTGTATTCGATGGCCTGCGTGATGGACCAGTAGCGATCCAGGCTGATGGCGCACAGGTGCACGATGGACGAGGTGCAGAAGAGCACGTCGAGCGCCAGGTAGATCTCGCACCACGCCTTGCCAAAGTACCAGTAGCCCATGACCTCGTTGGCCAACGAGAAAGGGATGACGAGCGTGGCCACCAGGATGTCGGCCGAGGCCAAAGAAACCAGGAAGAGGTTCTGGGGCGCCTTGAGCGCACGGCTTGTGAACACGGCGATGATGACCAGCACGTTGCCAAACACGGTGAGCAGCATGAGCAGGCCGGCCAGGCACACGAGCGTCAGCGTCACCTGCAGGGAGTAGGGGGTGGCCTGGGCACCGCCCCCCGGCTCCTCGGTCCCATTCCAGCTCGCGTTGCCCGCGTCCGGCTGCAGGGAGCCCATGGGCACGAAGCTGCCCTCGGCCAGCGGCTGCTCCTGGCGGAACATGAACGCGGGTGCCCGCTCGCCTGGGCCTGCTGCCAGCTGCCTTCCGGCCCGGAGCCCGTgggtcctcctcttcctcccgcGCCCGGCTCGCCCCGCTGCGCTTCACATGGGGAGGGGGCCGCAAGGAGGCCGGGCGGAGCTGAGGGGCAGCTAGCGGCCCATGAGCCGGCCTCCCACGAACGGCGCCTAGCCTGCGCTTCGGACGCTGGGAGTGGGCGCGCTCTCGCTCTCCGCTCCTAAACACAGCCAAGTTTTATTTCTAAGCGGCGGGAGAAAATAGGTAGGGCCGATGGGGAAAAAGATCTATTCTTCAAGAAGAGAGAACAAATATCATCGCTGGCCTCATGACTTGGAGGGAtaacaggaaatttaaaactatctatctatcttatctatcatctatctatatcttgaCTCTTGAGCTTGAGCGAAAGCAAGAGGTCTTACCGTGTGCGGGgcccgcccccaccccggggGGCAGCGGAGGGGTGCTGTTGCGGGCTTGGGTTCCTATGTCTGTCTCCTTACATCCCCGAAGCGATTCCCAGCTCTCCTGCTTCCCCCAGACGCGGCGGGGCCGGCGGGGACTGGGCTGGGGCTGAGCAGCGGACTCTGCCGCCTCTCGGAGCGCGGCGGGACTTCCAAAGTTGCGTGCCCTGCTGAGGCTGGGGCGCGGCGCGCGGAGCTCCGAGGCGGTGGCTGCGGCGGGGTGAAGGGTGTGGGGGCCGCATGAAGGCGCCCCCGTCCTTAAGCGGGCCGGGGCGGGTGGGCGATCGGCCCTCCAGGAGCCCTGGCCGAGTCAGAGGGTCTCTTGGGCGTCGGCCCGGTGCTCTGAGGGCGCTGAGCGCAACCGGACAGGCTAGGGTCCCAGGGCAGCGTGAGTTGGGGCAGGAGTGCAGGGCTGAGGGGAGCAGGTGCTGGGGGTGGCCGGGCGGCAACGCGCCGGCTGCTGGCCGTCTGCACTGAAGCCGGAGCTGCCGCTGCTCCGCCGCGCTCACCGTGGACCGGTTTTATAGCCCCGGGATCAAGCCGGCGTTGCCGAGCAGCCGGCGTCAGCCCCCACGTGGGAAGCCGACCCTCCCCCGCCCCTTGCACCTCCCCTCTGCGGGTCCAGCGCCCGCGCCCCGCGAGGGACTCAGGGGAgcactgcctgcctccctgccggGACGTGCCCTTTAGAAAGGCGGGTGCCTTGAGCGCGGGGTTTAAAGAGCGTGTCCCGGGAGTGGGAAGCGGCCCCTGCTGGGAATTGGACGAGCAGCTACGGGCCCGCAAAGCAGAAAGCCGCAGGCACCCGGGAGTGCCACCATCGAGCTGAGTCCTGGGAGGAAAGGGGGTTGGAGACCCCTGATATGAATCTGGAGAAGCATCCACCCGTAAGGTTCGCATCCGGAGCAACCCTGCCCGGGGCTGGGCCGCCCTCGTCCGCAAGTGCTGCTGGCCGCCGGGGAGAGTGGAGTTCTGGCGAGACAGGAAGACGCAGGTTCAGATTGACCCCCTGGGGCGGAACGGGAAGCGCCTCCTGCGGAGTGTCCCCCGCCAGAGTTCAGAGCTCCGCTCAGAGGAGGGTGACCACGTGTTGTGCCAGCCGCAGAGCTGTCTCCGGGACCGGAGCGGCCAGAGGTCTGGACCGCGCCTCCTTAGGCCTCGGTGGGGAGGGGTCCTGGAGGCGGAGGCCTTGCGCCGCGACAAAGCGAGGATGCACTGACACCTGCTGGCGGCTCGTGGTCACGGCTGGGAAGCTCCCCGCCAGCACCGGGAGCCTTCTCCAGCTCCTGCAGTCGTTTGCCTAAAGCGCCTTCGCCTGTCTCAGGACGAGTTTGGGTCCTAGCTCAGAAAAGGAGAACCCAGATTTTAAATTGCACTGTCATGTTGTAGAAATCTTCCTAAAGCATACACTCCCCTCTGTGTGCCTACCCCCGGCAGCAGTGGGGGTTCATATAATAAAGTCACATCGGAAAGACTCTGCAGGCGTCAGAGCCCAGGACTGGCCCCCACGCTGGACCAGCACAGTCCACCCATTCCACAGATCCAAAAGGCCTTGACCCTGCCTTGCAGCTGTGGAGTGCTATGAACCATTGTAACTTTGTTGCTGTTGGAAAGCCAGACTCCAttcttcaccccacccccatttcggATGCACACACACCATCTTTTAGTTAAGGGGAGGATGCTGGCCGAGAGAGTATTTTCCGTGTTCTCTCTGATATGAATAGCATAGAGTGAAGTGAATGGCTAGTTTTTCTCTCCGTGCTATATGTCCTACAATAGATTTTAACAGTTGCTAGAGTACCAGCTTGTATTGTGCTATCTGCCCTGTTCAAACAGGCAGCAGGCAGTTTGAGGGTAAGGCCCAGGAGGATAGAAACCGTCAGTAGGAAAGCAATTGCACCTAAAGAAAAGTTGCCTTATGTAAGGACCCATTATACCAAATACCTTATGTAG encodes:
- the ADRA2A gene encoding alpha-2A adrenergic receptor, whose translation is MFRQEQPLAEGSFVPMGSLQPDAGNASWNGTEEPGGGAQATPYSLQVTLTLVCLAGLLMLLTVFGNVLVIIAVFTSRALKAPQNLFLVSLASADILVATLVIPFSLANEVMGYWYFGKAWCEIYLALDVLFCTSSIVHLCAISLDRYWSITQAIEYNLKRTPRRIKAIIVTVWVISAVISFPPLISIEKKGGSGGQQQAEPRCEINDQKWYVISSCIGSFFAPCLIMILVYVRIYQIAKRRTRVPPSRRGPDAVPPGGAQRRPNGLGPERGVGPVGAEAEPLPAQLNGAPGEPTPAGPRDADALDLEESSSSEHAERPPGTRKSERGPRAKGKARASQVKPGDSLPRRGPGAAGPGAPAAGSGEERGGGAKASRWRGRQNREKRFTFVLAVVIGVFVVCWFPFFFTYTLTAVGCSVPRTLFKFFFWFGYCNSSLNPVIYTIFNHDFRRAFKKILCRGDRKRIV
- the LOC117036333 gene encoding serine/arginine repetitive matrix protein 1-like, translating into MRTLRVDASPDSYQGSPTPFPPRTQLDGGTPGCLRLSALRARSCSSNSQQGPLPTPGTRSLNPALKAPAFLKGTSRQGGRQCSPESLAGRGRWTRRGEVQGAGEGRLPTWGLTPAARQRRLDPGAIKPVHGERGGAAAAPASVQTASSRRVAARPPPAPAPLSPALLPQLTLPWDPSLSGCAQRPQSTGPTPKRPSDSARAPGGPIAHPPRPA